The following proteins come from a genomic window of Gossypium raimondii isolate GPD5lz chromosome 5, ASM2569854v1, whole genome shotgun sequence:
- the LOC105770538 gene encoding calvin cycle protein CP12-3, chloroplastic yields the protein MATLRFNSLTGTLEKNPTSSFSSNPRLSWAYFQCNNKGERRASRMTVKAMGAAKYKGTQMREKKLTEMIEKKVTEAKQVCEGDETSDECKVAWDEVEEVSQAKADLRLRLEIEKKDPLESFCQENPETEECKIYED from the coding sequence ATGGCAACTCTAAGGTTTAACTCACTGACAGGGACCCTAGAAAAGAACCCGAcatcatctttttcttcaaaTCCAAGGCTGTCTTGGGCTTACTTTCAGTGTAATAACAAAGGTGAAAGAAGGGCATCGAGAATGACAGTCAAAGCAATGGGAGCAGCCAAATACAAAGGAACTCAAATGAGGGAAAAGAAGCTAACTGAGATGATTGAGAAAAAAGTTACAGAAGCTAAGCAAGTTTGTGAAGGAGATGAGACATCTGATGAGTGCAAAGTTGCTTGGGACGAGGTCGAAGAGGTAAGTCAAGCTAAGGCTGATCTTAGGCTTAGActtgaaatagaaaagaaagatcCTTTGGAGTCGTTTTGCCAGGAAAATCCTGAGACTGAAGAGTGTAAGATCTATGAAGATTGA